In Alteromonas mediterranea DE, a single genomic region encodes these proteins:
- the cheB gene encoding chemotaxis protein CheB, whose amino-acid sequence MSVKVLIVDDSALMRKLFTELFEKEGFIVRVARNGEEALTKAVEFEPDCITLDINMPVMDGMTCLAMLKKLYTCPIIMVSSLTQKGATITLEALALGASDFVLKTGGTVSRDISDLEIPLINKIHALTKTGKPQRPTTKTPPVVKQKVVRSNKNVPFEVVLVGVSTGGPKKLEHLVANLSSSFPAPVVISQHMPASFTNALAKRLDGLSPLSVVEVDSKMPMKPGTVYLAKGDADLAFSKVGKDVFARPVPSSPSFLWHPSIDRMVDSALTCYKPLSMLCVQLTGMGCDGVAAMSKAFKEGATTIAESEATSVVFGMPKELIEAGCASFVLDSPKVASKLNALCR is encoded by the coding sequence ATGTCAGTTAAAGTGCTTATTGTTGATGATTCAGCGTTAATGCGAAAGTTATTTACGGAGCTCTTCGAGAAAGAGGGCTTTATCGTTCGGGTAGCGCGCAATGGTGAAGAAGCCTTAACCAAAGCCGTAGAGTTCGAACCAGACTGCATAACATTAGATATTAACATGCCGGTAATGGACGGTATGACATGCTTAGCTATGCTGAAAAAGCTTTATACCTGCCCCATCATTATGGTGTCTTCATTAACACAAAAAGGCGCGACTATTACGTTAGAGGCACTGGCGCTCGGTGCTAGTGACTTTGTTCTAAAAACTGGCGGCACTGTTTCAAGGGACATTTCAGATTTAGAAATCCCACTTATCAACAAAATTCACGCACTCACGAAAACAGGTAAGCCCCAACGTCCCACCACCAAAACACCGCCTGTCGTTAAACAAAAAGTGGTTCGGAGTAACAAAAATGTACCCTTTGAAGTGGTGTTAGTCGGGGTTTCAACCGGTGGGCCTAAGAAGCTAGAGCATCTGGTGGCAAACCTAAGCTCTTCTTTTCCTGCTCCCGTTGTTATTTCTCAGCATATGCCGGCATCTTTCACTAATGCATTGGCAAAGCGGTTGGATGGATTAAGCCCACTGAGTGTCGTTGAAGTCGACAGCAAGATGCCAATGAAACCAGGCACGGTTTATTTAGCGAAAGGTGATGCGGACCTTGCTTTTTCGAAAGTAGGAAAGGACGTTTTTGCACGGCCCGTGCCGTCGAGCCCAAGTTTTTTATGGCACCCCAGCATAGATCGTATGGTTGATAGTGCGCTCACCTGTTACAAGCCGCTGTCCATGTTATGCGTTCAGCTGACGGGAATGGGATGCGACGGTGTTGCCGCCATGAGTAAAGCTTTTAAAGAGGGAGCAACAACTATCGCAGAGAGCGAAGCCACCTCGGTGGTGTTTGGTATGCCTAAAGAGCTTATTGAAGCTGGTTGTGCCAGTTTCGTCCTAGACAGTCCCAAGGTAGCATCGAAACTGAATGCGCTTTGCCGTTAA